The Acyrthosiphon pisum isolate AL4f unplaced genomic scaffold, pea_aphid_22Mar2018_4r6ur Scaffold_12765;HRSCAF=13398, whole genome shotgun sequence genome segment CTTGTATTATAGACTTACATTTCTAGTTTCTACAATGGCTAATAATGATGAAATGGCAATGTTGTATGCTgttgaaaatattgaacaacATGAACGAATAATTCACGTAAGACAAAGTCGAAATCCAGAATTTATTACAGACCCATTTACATACACAGATCGACTATTCATCAAAAACTATAGACTAACTAAAGAACTAGTTACTAATTTAGTTGAACTCGTAAGACCTTATATAGTGTCAAAGAGTCGTTCGTCTGCgattgatttaaaaacaaaagtaagtATCTTCAATAAATTTcactgatatttatttttgtgatgtat includes the following:
- the LOC103311664 gene encoding uncharacterized protein LOC103311664, giving the protein MANNDEMAMLYAVENIEQHERIIHVRQSRNPEFITDPFTYTDRLFIKNYRLTKELVTNLVELVRPYIVSKSRSSAIDLKTKVLVTLNFLATGSYQLPIGNSRFTAVSQPTVSHCISEVVAAINHPEIFHDWVKFPKNMNELSKVRN